From Halomicrobium salinisoli, the proteins below share one genomic window:
- a CDS encoding amidohydrolase family protein, with protein sequence MLELEHGFRVVDVHARLEPDDERRPREEIGDPEGLEREMHQAGVVRAVAAPGHRDDGYLKVNNAVARMSVGRPLVAFARINGARDAGDGAGSRLRNLATSRKDHHTSPEDVEQYAYDDRFAGFTLHPAKDGLPDDEVLDELSDVGKPLLVHGGTEFPPEAVERTLLGYDFPVIVGHFGAHPLQRDLMHRAIDLLDRHEDCYLDTSTVRYRDPLERAIMEHPDRVLFGSGAPSVHPNVAVMEILTLDVPEDAMKKVFSKNPGRVVEELAP encoded by the coding sequence ATGCTGGAGCTGGAACACGGGTTCCGCGTTGTCGACGTCCACGCCCGCCTGGAGCCCGACGACGAGCGTCGGCCCCGCGAGGAGATCGGGGATCCGGAGGGGCTCGAACGCGAGATGCACCAGGCCGGCGTCGTCCGCGCCGTCGCCGCTCCCGGCCACCGCGACGACGGTTACCTCAAGGTCAACAACGCGGTCGCGCGAATGAGCGTCGGCCGTCCGCTGGTCGCCTTCGCCCGCATCAACGGCGCCCGCGACGCCGGCGACGGCGCCGGCTCGCGCCTGCGGAACCTCGCCACCTCGCGGAAGGACCACCACACCTCGCCCGAGGACGTCGAGCAGTACGCCTACGACGACCGCTTCGCGGGCTTCACGCTCCACCCCGCGAAGGACGGCCTGCCCGACGACGAGGTCCTCGACGAGCTCTCCGACGTGGGCAAGCCCCTGCTCGTCCACGGCGGGACGGAGTTCCCGCCGGAGGCCGTCGAGCGGACCCTGCTCGGTTACGACTTCCCCGTCATCGTCGGCCACTTCGGCGCCCACCCCCTCCAGCGGGACCTGATGCACCGGGCCATCGACCTGCTGGACCGCCACGAAGACTGCTACCTCGACACGAGCACCGTCCGCTATCGCGACCCGCTGGAGCGGGCCATCATGGAGCATCCCGACCGCGTCCTCTTCGGCTCCGGCGCGCCCTCCGTCCACCCCAACGTCGCCGTCATGGAGATCCTCACACTCGACGTCCCCGAGGACGCCATGAAGAAGGTCTTCTCCAAGAACCCCGGGCGCGTCGTCGAGGAGCTGGCGCCCTGA
- a CDS encoding alpha/beta fold hydrolase, translating into MQTVTSADGTEIGYETQGEGRPVVLVHGTSTTRESWTPVVPHLAEEFRVVVPDRRGRGESGDADAYDLDREVADVRAVLDDVDGEPALVGQSFGGLCALEAARRADVSDLALYEPAVVVGDHRRETGDADRMESLLAAGERREAVELAMGVMTGDEGAPGAAAVEAALPVAGTIPRELRAVATYELPADLDVDARTLLLTGDRGPTHLRDAIEVVDERLPDSRLVEFEGLGHVFQADDPGRVAEEIRAFLAAE; encoded by the coding sequence ATGCAGACCGTCACCTCCGCGGACGGAACGGAGATCGGCTACGAGACCCAGGGCGAGGGCCGGCCCGTGGTCCTGGTCCACGGCACCAGCACGACGCGGGAGAGCTGGACGCCCGTCGTCCCGCACCTCGCCGAGGAGTTCCGCGTCGTCGTGCCCGACAGGCGGGGCCGGGGCGAAAGCGGCGACGCGGACGCGTACGACCTCGACCGCGAGGTCGCGGACGTGCGGGCCGTCCTCGACGACGTCGACGGGGAGCCCGCGCTGGTCGGGCAGTCCTTCGGCGGCCTCTGCGCGCTGGAGGCCGCCCGGCGCGCCGACGTCTCCGATCTGGCGCTGTACGAGCCGGCGGTCGTCGTCGGCGACCACCGCCGGGAGACCGGCGATGCCGACCGGATGGAAAGCCTGCTCGCGGCGGGGGAGCGACGCGAGGCGGTCGAACTCGCGATGGGCGTAATGACGGGCGACGAGGGCGCGCCGGGTGCGGCGGCCGTCGAGGCGGCCCTGCCGGTCGCGGGGACCATCCCGCGGGAACTGCGCGCCGTGGCGACCTACGAGCTCCCGGCGGACCTCGACGTCGACGCCCGGACGCTCCTGCTGACGGGCGACCGCGGGCCGACGCACCTCAGAGACGCCATCGAGGTGGTCGACGAGCGCCTGCCGGACAGTCGCCTGGTCGAGTTCGAGGGGCTCGGCCACGTCTTCCAGGCCGACGATCCCGGTCGGGTCGCCGAGGAGATCCGTGCGTTCCTGGCGGCGGAGTAG